Genomic DNA from Desulfonema ishimotonii:
AGGCTCTGCCTGACGGCGGAGAGACATTACGTGAACCCAACAGAAACTGTGTGAAGGTGAAGGGCTATGATTGAATCTACATATCAGGACACCCGTGACAAAATGGGGAAGACCATTGAGGCGCTGAAAAAGGAGCTGATGCGGGTCAGAACGGGACGTGCCTCCCTGTCGCTGCTGGACGGGATACGGGTCGATTATTACGGAACCCTGACGCCGCTGAACCAGATGGCTTCTGTGGCGATTCCCGAAAGCAGGCTGATCACCATCCAGCCCTGGGATGTGTCGGCGCTTAGGGATATCGAGAAGGCCATATTGAAATCCGATCTGGGGCTGACACCGTCAAACGACGGAAAGCTGATCCGGCTGGCCATCCCCCCGCTCACAGCGGAGCGCCGCCGGGATCTCGTCAAAGTCGTCAACAAGATCTGCGAGGAATACAAGGTGGCCGTCCGCAATATCCGCCGGGACTCGAACGAGATGATCAAAGGGTTTAAAAAGGACGGGGATATCGCAGAGGATGATGCGTTCCGGGCACAGGATGAGATTCAGAAGATAACGGACGGCTATATCCGGGATATCGAGGGCATCCACAAAGAAAAAGAGAAAGAGATCCTTGAATTCTAATCTCCCGTCCGGGAAATCCGAAGGGCCCGATCCTGAGAAAATCCCCGCGCATATCGCCATGATTATGGACGGCAACGGGCGGTGGGCCCGGAAACGCCTGATGAACCGGGTCAAAGGCCATGAGCAGGGTGCCAGGGTCGTCCGGGATGTGGTCCGGGCGTGCAGCGATATGGGGGTTTCCTTCCTGACCCTCTATGCCTTTTCAACGGAGAACTGGGGACGGGCAAAGCTGGAAGTCTCTGCGCTGATGATGATTCTGAAGAATTTTCTCCGGTCCGAACGCCCCGACATGATGGCCAACAACATCCGGCTCAACGCCATCGGTCAGATCGGGCGGCTGCCCGAGGCGGTTCGGAAAACCCTGGCGGAGACAATGGCCCTGACGGCAAATAACACCGGAATGGTCCTCAGCCTGGCCCTGAGCTACGGCAGCCGGGCGGAGATCACTGAGATGGTCCGGGAGATCGCCGGGAAGGTCAGGGCGGGTGAGATGGCCCCGGATGACATTACCCCGGAGGTGATTTCCGGCCACCTGTACACAAAGGATATGCCGGACCCGGACCTGCTGATCCGAACCAGCGGGGAGATGCGGATCAGCAACTTCCTCCTGTGGCAGATCGCCTATTCGGAAATTTTTGTCACCGACACCCTGTGGCCGGATTTCAGCAAAGAAGAGCTTCTTCGTATTCTTCAGGCGTATCAGCGCCGTGATCGCAGATTCGGGAAAATAAAGGTCTCTGAATAAACCGGGCCGCCGCAGATGGTTGCGGCTGCAACAGGAAACAGGTCGATTATGCACTTGAAACGTTGGATCACGGGCCTCACGGCGCTTCCCTTTCTGATTTACCTCATCGTCACAGGCGGTACGGCCTTTGCTGTATTTATCGGTATCGTCTGTCTTCTTGCCCTGACCGAATATTTCCGAATTGTTTTCAGCAGCCGTCCCCATCCCCTGCTGGGGGTGATGCCGGTGCTTGCGATGCTGACCGGCCCCGTTGTCATCTGGGTCACATACAGATTTACGGCAGAGCTGGCCCTCTGTGCCGTGGCGTTC
This window encodes:
- the frr gene encoding ribosome recycling factor, giving the protein MIESTYQDTRDKMGKTIEALKKELMRVRTGRASLSLLDGIRVDYYGTLTPLNQMASVAIPESRLITIQPWDVSALRDIEKAILKSDLGLTPSNDGKLIRLAIPPLTAERRRDLVKVVNKICEEYKVAVRNIRRDSNEMIKGFKKDGDIAEDDAFRAQDEIQKITDGYIRDIEGIHKEKEKEILEF
- a CDS encoding isoprenyl transferase; protein product: MNSNLPSGKSEGPDPEKIPAHIAMIMDGNGRWARKRLMNRVKGHEQGARVVRDVVRACSDMGVSFLTLYAFSTENWGRAKLEVSALMMILKNFLRSERPDMMANNIRLNAIGQIGRLPEAVRKTLAETMALTANNTGMVLSLALSYGSRAEITEMVREIAGKVRAGEMAPDDITPEVISGHLYTKDMPDPDLLIRTSGEMRISNFLLWQIAYSEIFVTDTLWPDFSKEELLRILQAYQRRDRRFGKIKVSE